The Tachyglossus aculeatus isolate mTacAcu1 unplaced genomic scaffold, mTacAcu1.pri scaffold_195_arrow_ctg1, whole genome shotgun sequence genome has a window encoding:
- the LOC119923410 gene encoding olfactory receptor 14K1-like: MYTASTFSLSFCGPNTVHQFFCDGPQLLRLACSTDHVPEHVSLAISVCLVFICFVLLVGSYARIFSAVLRMPSAEGRSKAFSTCLPHLVVVTVFITSGFSAYLKQISDSSSALDLLVSVFYALVLKYHITMFFCDGPHLVRLACSTDHVLEDVSIAITICLSFFCFMLIVGSYFHIFLAVLRMTSAEGRSKSFSTCWPHLVVVTLYITSGAKVSSTESIC; the protein is encoded by the exons atgtacacagccagcaccttctctctatccttctgtggccccaacactgtccaccagttcttctgcgatggtccccagttgctaagacttgcatgttccactgaccatgtcccagaacatgtgagtttagccatcagtGTCTGTTTAGTTTTCATTTGCTTTGTGCTCCTCGTGGGCTCCTACGCCCGCATCTTCtcagcagtgctgaggatgccgtcggcAGAGGGCCgctctaaagccttctccacctgtctgccccacctggtTGTTGTCACTGTGTTCATCACGTCTGGcttctctgcctacctaaagcaAATATCAGACTCTTCGtctgcactggacctgctggtgtctgtgttctatgccttg GTGCTGAAGTATCACATCACCATG ttcttctgcgatggtccccacTTGGTAAGACTTGCATGTTCTACTGACCATGTCCTGGAAGATGTGAGTATAGCCATTACCATCTGCTTATCTttcttctgcttcatgctcatcgtgggctcctactTCCACATCTTcttggctgtgctgaggatgacgTCGGCGGAGGGCCGCtccaaatccttctccacctgttggccccaccttgtcgtcgtcactCTGTACATCACGTCTG